In Pseudomonas sp. PDNC002, the DNA window TCCGAAGCCGAGCTCAAGGCCAACCCGCGCTCGCGCAGCGCGGTCATGCGCATCGCGGAGAAGGTCAGATGAGCCGCCTCTTCTCCAAGCGCCTGCCTACCGGCAGCTTCTTCATGCTGCTGCTGTTCATTGGCGTGCTGCTGTCGGCCATCTCCGTTTCCTACAGCGCGTACTGGAATCGCCAGTTGCTCAACTCGCTGTACTCCGAGCTCAACGTTCGCGACAAGGCGCAGGCCGAGTACGGCCGGTTGATCCTCGAACAGAGCACCTGGACGGCCCACAGCCGCATCGAGGGGCTGGCGACCGATCAGCTGAAAATGCGCGTCCCCGATCCGACCGAAATCATCATGGTGGCACCATGAGAGATCTGGCCGGCGCTCGTTATCCCTGGCGCTTCCGCGTCGTCATCGCCCTGCTGCTGGCGATGGTGGCGGCTATCGCCTGGCGAATCGTCGACCTGC includes these proteins:
- the ftsL gene encoding cell division protein FtsL encodes the protein MSRLFSKRLPTGSFFMLLLFIGVLLSAISVSYSAYWNRQLLNSLYSELNVRDKAQAEYGRLILEQSTWTAHSRIEGLATDQLKMRVPDPTEIIMVAP